The following DNA comes from Bos indicus x Bos taurus breed Angus x Brahman F1 hybrid chromosome 22, Bos_hybrid_MaternalHap_v2.0, whole genome shotgun sequence.
TTTTCCAGCTGCTCATGGTCCCAGGCATTCCTTGTCTTGTAAGCATCTTTCCAGTCTCTGCTGTCTTCTCATGGTCATCTTCCCTCTACATCTGTGTCCAAATGTCTTCATTCTTGTAAGGACATCActcacaatggagaaggcaacggcacccactccagtactcttgcctggaaaatcccatggatggaggagcctggtaggctgcagtccatggggtcgctaagagtcggacacgactgagcgacttcactttcacttttcactttcatgcactggaggaggaaatggcaacccactccagtgttcttgcctggagaatcccagggacggcggggcctggtgggctgccatctattgggtcgcacagagtcagacatgactgaagcgacttggcagcagcagcagcacactggaTTAATGATCCAGTGTACTTCAGTATGACTTCATATTAACAATTGCATCTTCAACAACCCTATATCCAAATAATGACCTTATAACCCAATGATCCTATAACCAAACTCTGAAGTTCTTCAGGTTAGGAACTTAACACATCTTCTGGGGGAACAATTTCACTCATAATaagtgtgtgtaagtgtgtgcatgctcagttgtgttcgactccgtgtgaccctatggactgtaacccgccaggctcctctgtccatggggttttccaggcaagaatactggagtgggttgccatttccttctccaggggatgttcccccagggattgaaatcatgtctcttgccttgcagatgattctttgctgctgagccattggggaagccccactAATAAGTAAGGACAGTTAAAGATGTGCTGGCTCAAATGTATGGTGAAAACACACCTTATCTACACCTGCAAGCACAGTGCAGACAAAAAATAGCTGAGGTTTCCTAAGCTTAAGAAAGAGACTTGTAAGTACCTAAAAAGGCTAGCGAAATGGCCCAGATGACGGGTCAAAAGGGATCCAAAACCAGTTGATGTGACAACTGGAGTCTTAAAGGTCATAACAAGCCCAGGGACTCATCAAGCAGTTAGGACAAAGGGATATATAACCTAATATCTAATATAGATCAGAAGCTtgagtttttctccttctggttaagacagaagacaagatgccCTCCTCTCAATACCAGAATAGTTTCTGAAGAGACTTGATCATTCTCAGGTAAAAATTGTCCTAGTGAGTGGTAAGATGCAGAGATGAAGTGCCAAGGATATGTTTATGGAAAGTATTATAAGAGCAAATATAGCACTATAGCTAAGTGAACTCCCAAGATGCAGTGTAATTTACTCCTTTCTCAGGCAGCAATATGAGTTAAGGGGTTTGGGAAAGGCAATTAGACCCTCAATATGTGGTTTCCATCTTTGTCTAAAAAGTGATCATTTCAGTGGCAACATTTTCAAGTGGAAAGGAAGAGAATAAAGTCCGTATCTAATGGCTTTAACATAGACAAGGTGATCTTTAGGTTTCAGGCATCACTTTCTACTGATGGCTCATTGCCAAGACTTGACAACATTATGTATCCCACCAACAAGGAGCAATGGGAACAGTGATGAACAGCTGGATGACAAAtgttttacttataaaataaaacataaaataatggaCACTGAGGAATATGTCTGCCATAAGGATCACAGAAAATGTGATCTTAAGGGGTCAAGTTATAATGATCTCTGTCAGTACGATTGTTTCTTGAGCAGCCTATCGTTTCATACTTGACACCAACTTGTTAGAAGCAAACTTGAGtgatttgaaaacattaaaaaaaaaaaaactttgttaatGTAGTTTCCAATACTAATCAAATGGTACTCTTTCTTCCTGCTCAGAACctaaagttaagaaaaagaacTCTCCTCCCACCATCTGCTTTTTCTCAGAACCAATCTGAGGGAATGTGGCTTGTGGGCAATTAGTACATTAGCCTGAGTAACAATACTTTCTGTGCTTAAATGAATCCATCTTTCCAGTGATACTACCACAAGTAAGTGTTACTTCTCAGAGTCTTTCTACACGTGTTCAGTTGTGCACCCCTTTTAATTGGATTAGCCCTTAAACAAGAATAAACTCATTCATGAGAAATTACTTCTGCTTCTGATTTGCCTTTATGCTGGTATTATTAGCAAGAGTAAACAAGGACAAAAAATGTATTCCACTTATATTAAGAATGAAGGTAGATTAAGTGGACACCAATCAACATAAATTGAATTGTAAACGTGTACTCAGATCCCAATGGATACTAGTTTGAGCTGTGCTGATCACATTTTAACACATTTCTAGTGCAATGACATTTGGCTTTACACAGATTCTTATCTGGTTGATCCACTCTAGTTATTAAAAGCTTCACTTAAGCAGCTAAATACAGACCTAAGAATGTAATGTTAGTGACAAGAATTTGGAATCAAACAGTACCTTCATCATAGCAATCAAATGTTTAACAGGACATTTTTCTGATCAAAAGTcagattttaaatgacaaaaatccATATTGCTTCATCTTTTTAAACTATGAGAAGGACATGATAGGCTTTACTCATAAATTTTTCATCTATTTAAattaatgaagagaaaaacaactagCCAAAATCCAAACCAAAGAGTAGAATTACAGTGAGTCAACAGATTGtttgaaatacaaatactgtTAATTATAGAGCAATACATACTGAGAGTTAACCTTCTGATTGATTCATGACACTAGTTGAAGATtctgaatacatttttgttttcaaaagtccATGCATGTATGAATATTGTTGAAAGCTTTTTTGGTAAATGAGGATCCACCAACTTTTACATTCATGGAAAAGTGATGAAGTCTTAATTTTTTCTCATGAAATTATATATTACTTATAAAACAAGTGAAAAgcaattatatatagaaaatatcctAAGAAAGCATATTCAACTCCTACAAAGATACCTCCAAATTAACATGTGCTTATCCAAATGTGTTTATGAGTTGTCTGATGACTACACTTAGCACAATTTTACATACACTGTGACTAACAGTAATAGGTCAGGGTTAGTATGTTTGCATATGTAGATAAAGGAGGCTTAGTCCTGAGAGTCCGTTCACGGGGTAAACCATCACTGTGTTAGACTGGACCTCTTAGTATATTTAAGTGTTGCCGGTATACAGTCTATTTTAAACAGGGTTATTTATATGCCTGGACACTTATAACAGGAAGTGGCATACACGGAATTATGTGCTGCAGGTTCACTGTCAAGTTTGCCTTGACGATTGCTTTGTTGACCGCCTCTTTCACACCTTTGTTCCTCAAACTGTAGATCATGGGATTCAGCATGGGAATCACTGTGGGGTAAAACACGGCCACCATCTTTCCCTGCTCCATAGACTCTTCAGTGGGCCTCCTGAGATACATGAAGAGAAGAGTCCCATAAAACATGGTAACAGCTGTCAGGTGGGACCCACACATGGAGAATGCCTTCCTCCTGCCATCAGCAGAGTGCATGTGCAGCACGGCCGCTACAATGAGGGTATAGGAACTGAGAACCACAGAGAGGGAATATGTGAAATTAATCCCAGCAATAACAATCATGGTGCATTCTTTACTGTGGACCCCTCCACAGGCAATCTTGATAAGAGGAGGGTCAGCACAGTAGAAGTGGTTGATTTCAAAGTTTCCACAGAAGTACAGGCCATATGTCCACAGTGTGCAGATAAGGCTGACAGAGAACCCATAGATGTATGTCACAGAGATGAGAAGAGCACAGACAGTCCTGGACATTTTACTGCCATAAAGCAGAGAGCTGCAGATGTCCATGTAGCGATCAAAGGCCATCACAGCCAAGATATATACTTCCACGTGGACAAGGGCTATGAAGAAGTAACACTGCACCAAACACCCCACATAGGAAATGGTTTTTGTTTGATAGTAAGTTTTCCAGCATCTTCAGAGTGACATTGGAAGAGAACCACACATCCACAAAAGACAAAGGACTCAAGAAAAAGTACATGGAGCTCTGAAGCTGGAGGCTGATGCTGATCAAAATAATCATACCAATATTCCTTATCAGAGTGATCATGTAAACTACtagaaacaccacaataaagagaccTTGAAGCTCCTGATGACTGGTCAACCCCAGAACAAATTCTGTCACATCTGTGAAATTTGGCATTGCCTTCACTTAGACCCAGTCTGCAGTGCCTATGGACAAATTAAAAGAAACGAATGAATCtattttattcttgaaaattttgAGTCATGCTCATCAGTATTCTagttcaaataatataaaaatcaacgTAGACTTTGCACAAAGTTTAATATAAGAGtatataatcacatttatttcctttaataggCCTTATAGGTAATTATtacaatatttattcatttcttaacTCTAAAACAGACAATTACATTCACATACTACTAGTATTAGACACTTATTTTTGCTAAATTATTTCAATGATGCTAACATCATAGAGTGCTAACAGAAGTAAAGCTAGACTGAGAGTCATCAGAGAATGACCAAATCCATTTCAACATATTCTCTTATAGGAAATGACTTGAGActcataaatgtaaatattcaataagGTTAGACAGCCACTTTGTGCTGAACAGGGAAGTAATAAGAGTGAATCATTGAAACACCATTGAAtactatttttgtgtatgatggtTGCCTCTCATTGTCTATATTAATACAAATGCACATGTAATATTAACCTACTCATTTCCCTATGACTTGGAAGATAtcctttcttaaaaatgtatttgtttgtttatttttggctgtgcttgggcTCCTCTTGGTTggcgtgtgtgggcttctcactgcagtggcttctcctgttctgGAGCACTGACTCTAGGTGAGCTGGCTTcaatagctgtggctcacaggttctagagtgcaggctcagtagtcgtggctctcaggcttagttgctccatggcacgtggaaccttcctccaaccagggatcaaacgtatgtcccctacattggtaggcatattcttatccactgagccacgagTCCAGAAGATATCTTCTTATCCTCACAATTTTACGGGATGATTGTCTTAAACCTTGGTCTTACAATCTCGTCATTGACATACTTTTATACACTATGCCAGCATATGATGTAAAAAGCTTTCAACTTATGAAAATCCtagtcatgttttattttatttagctatATATTTCACTTGCTTGATTACTGCTGCTTTCAGGATGAGGTAAGCAGTATTTAACAACACAGACTGTATCAGTTTAACAGTTATCTCAGAAAAGTAAACCGCAAGTGGTTCAATCACCATATCaaaattatatcaataaattatatatacatataaaataaagttcAGGTGCCATGCTCTTAAAATTATTGTCTTATTTCAGATTCTACTGCTTCTCAGCAACAATCCATTATATgtctaattatttattttcaaattcaatgTCATTACAATTAAAATGTCCACAAGGAATATTTCCTCTGTTCAATACACTTCCCCAGATAAGTCTTCTGAGAAATAAACTGCTCTGAGTACTTAGGGATGCATCTGTAGAATTAACATCATCTCAGGAATTTAAGATCCCCATAATAACATTGCTTGAAGGGAATATTATGACATAAAATGGTCTGTAGTTATAATTGCTTATAATAATTCATTTACAAACATCAAAACCAATGTTATGTCAAATATATTTgctatattatattttttattacattatatCTAGAAGTAGTCTAAGTTTTGCAATATGAAATTGAACAAGCTACACAAGAGTTTGGTTTGCATCATAATTGATTCTTTTTGAAAAGGagtgaatgaaaaatacagaaatgagaCGATTTAGGGAATGGAACTACTGTGAGATGAAAACGGAGCATGCTGATAAACACAGAAATAAGAAGAGGCAGGCTGCACACAGAATGGTCAAAGATCTCTCTGAGGATGTGACTTTTCAGTTACAGGCAAGTAGCCAGTTATGTAAAAAtactgaggaaaatgaaaatacaacaagtTAGAAgaggaactatttttaaaagtgtataaaCTCTATGATTGTATCATGGCTCCCTCCAACTAGTAGCAACTCACAATTTGAAAGTTGATTAATCTCTGTAAACAGTTTTCCTACCCCTGAAAGTATTCATATGGGAATTAAATACACCACAGAGAAAATGATTTGGGCACATAACATAGTCACTGATATTTCAGTTCTGGTCTGGGTTCACCTGTACCCTATATTTTCATGATCATAGATCTTCTGGCTTCTAAGTGTGGATAAACTAAGCCAGATGAGAGTTACTGATTTTGACTGGGAGATAGAGCTAAGACCAAGAATTTTCATACATAAAAACTCTTACCTCTGCTTGGTGAACCCATAATTACCTAATTAACAGTTTGATTTGGATTATTGGTACAACTAATTataagaggatgagatcgttagatagcatcaccaactcagacatgagtctgagcaaactctaggagatagtgaaggacagaggagcctggcatgctgtagtccatggagtctcaaatagccaaatatgacttagtgactgaacaacaacagcaactaaatatatataaaaaatcatCAAGGCACCTAAGAAGCATAAAGTAATACTACTTCTCCAATTTCCCTTCCGGTGTGATATGTGGGTTTTCTTCCACTTTTCATAATCATTAGCTCTGTGATAGTAGAGTTTGTCTCATTCATTTTAGAACACTTCAAACTGACTA
Coding sequences within:
- the LOC113880770 gene encoding LOW QUALITY PROTEIN: olfactory receptor 5M9-like (The sequence of the model RefSeq protein was modified relative to this genomic sequence to represent the inferred CDS: inserted 2 bases in 1 codon), with protein sequence MPNFTDVTEFVLGLTSHQELQGLFIVVFLVVYMITLIRNIGMIILISISLQLQSSMYFFLSPLSFVDVWFSSNVTLKMLENLLSNXKTISYVGCLVQCYFFIALVHVEVYILAVMAFDRYMDICSSLLYGSKMSRTVCALLISVTYIYGFSVSLICTLWTYGLYFCGNFEINHFYCADPPLIKIACGGVHSKECTMIVIAGINFTYSLSVVLSSYTLIVAAVLHMHSADGRRKAFSMCGSHLTAVTMFYGTLLFMYLRRPTEESMEQGKMVAVFYPTVIPMLNPMIYSLRNKGVKEAVNKAIVKANLTVNLQHIIPCMPLPVISVQAYK